A stretch of DNA from Lotus japonicus ecotype B-129 chromosome 4, LjGifu_v1.2:
CAACTTACAATGGAGAATTTgaagatgtcaagctcttgaATGACCTGTTGCTAGAAAAAAACAAGCAAACTGGGTAAGTAATATCCTACTAATTAGACTTGTCCAAATGCGTATACTTAACTTCCTTTATACTGATTTTCTTCATTTGTCTTGTTATATATAGATGGGGTACACCTATTCATGTTGATGCTGCTAGTGGTGGCTTTATTGCTCCTTTCATTTATCCAGAGCTGGAATGGGATTTCAGACTCCCATTGGTGAAGAGCATCAATGTCAGTGGCCACAAGTATGGACTTGTTTATGCCGGAATTGGTTGGGTTATATGGAGAAGCAAGGAAGACTTGCCAGAAGAACTTGTCTTCCACATTAATTACCTTGGAGCTGACCAACCTACATTCACCTTGAATTTTTCTAAAGGTGATTATTGAAACTTATATTTCTTGATCCTTGATTACTTGCTTATACTATAGTTACCTTATCATAGAGCCTAAATTTTACTTTCCATGCTGCAGGTTCTAGTCAGATCATTGCTCAATATTATCAGCTAATTCGCCTAGGCAAAGAGGTGAgcttatatttaaattaagaaTTAAGAAATCTGCTAAATTAGTTTgatttacaatttttttctcCCTCATTATTTGATTCAATACCataaatatttttaagaaaTAACATTCAATCAATCTTCAATACATAAAACCATATTTTACCATAAAATAAAAGCCACTATGCCAAATGAAAGTAGCTATGAATTCTGAGTTAAGGAATCCAAATGAAACTCTATCATAACAAAATTTGCAAGAGGGTGCACAACCATTTTTTCTAGGAAACATTTGGTAATTCAGTACTTCAACATGCATCTCACGTGATATCTCCTCATTTGACTCACTAGGGGTATAAGAGCATAATGGAGAACTGCAGAGAAAATGCTATGGTGGTGAAGGAACGCTTGGAAAAGATTGGATGCTTTAACATACTCTCAAAAGACGATGGTGTTCCTGTGGTGgcattttctttgaaggacaGAAGCCGCTATGATGAGTTCAAGATATCAAAGATGTTGCGCCGTCTCGGTTGGGTAGTGCCAGCTTATCCAATGCCACCGGGTGCTCAGCACATCAATGCACTCCGTGTGGTGGTCAGGGCTGATCTTTCACGCACACTTGCTGAATGCCTTGTGCTTGATATTGAAAATGTGGTGCATGAGCTTGAGAAACTTCACCCCAAGTACCCTGCCAAAACGACCAACATTAAGGAAAAGAAGAGTGCATTTGATGCACGCAGGAAAATCATTGCTCCAGAATCAAATAAACTTCAGAAAATCATGGCTGCCTAGAGTGGGTTATCTAACTATATATGGCAACTAAGTTTTGTTCTAACTCCATGTAAAGTCCAGCCTTATCTAGATTCACTTTattctttaaattttttatgtaaaTCTCTTAACTCATTTCATTATTATGTTTCTAATAGATTTTTGGTGTATATTATGATCTTTGATTGACAATATTGTAACTTAATTGTTTTTAAATGTTACTGTAATCTCATTCTTAAAGTTTGTTTATTACTATGATGGATCCACTTACTTTGCTTAATTACTTTTTATATGATCTGAATTCAACAAATCTTATCTAACCATTGAATTATGTAATATTACCcataatgattatgaataccaAATTTCGGTTAAATTGAATACCAAATTTCGGTTAAATTGAAAAT
This window harbors:
- the LOC130713787 gene encoding glutamate decarboxylase 1-like; the protein is MHFTLAFPKPGSDLCLRSNFASRYVRASLPRFSMPENSMPKKAAYQNIHDELKLDANPKMNLASFVTTSMEEECNKLMMESINKNYVDMDEYPATTDLHNRCVNMIARLFHAEIGENESAIGAGTVGSSEAIMLAGLAFKKRWQNKRKAEGKPYDKPNIVTGANVQVCWKKFASYFDVELREVKLSEGNYVMDPAKAVEMVDENTICVAAILGSTYNGEFEDVKLLNDLLLEKNKQTGWGTPIHVDAASGGFIAPFIYPELEWDFRLPLVKSINVSGHKYGLVYAGIGWVIWRSKEDLPEELVFHINYLGADQPTFTLNFSKGSSQIIAQYYQLIRLGKEGYKSIMENCRENAMVVKERLEKIGCFNILSKDDGVPVVAFSLKDRSRYDEFKISKMLRRLGWVVPAYPMPPGAQHINALRVVVRADLSRTLAECLVLDIENVVHELEKLHPKYPAKTTNIKEKKSAFDARRKIIAPESNKLQKIMAA